From a region of the Mauremys mutica isolate MM-2020 ecotype Southern chromosome 12, ASM2049712v1, whole genome shotgun sequence genome:
- the LOC123346280 gene encoding alpha-1,3-mannosyl-glycoprotein 2-beta-N-acetylglucosaminyltransferase-like, translating into MLKKSTLVLWGVVLFVAWNALLLFFLWTRPPASDNHSHLTEEVIRLAQDAELELEHQKDLLRQIHRYSALWSKKRKKVEETGRLPPPAAASNPGALPATEVVLHRSRASPDAVLPVVVIACDRSTVRRCLDKLLHYRPSRERFPIIVSQDCGHEETARVIASYGDAVMHIKQPDLSDIPVPTDHRKFQGYYKIARHYRWALSQVFRTFQYQAAIVVEDDLEVAPDFFEYFQAAFPLLLADPSLWCVSAWNDNGKEQMVEAGRPELLYRTDFFPGLGWLLLSELWDELEPKWPRAFWDDWMRQPEQRRGRSCIRPEVSRTMTFGRKGVSHGQFFDQYLKFIKLNDRFVPFTQLDLSYLKKEEYERSFLPKVYDAPELRVEDLQGNQHRELGTVRVQYSSRDSFKAFAKALGVMDDLKSGVPRAGYRGIVSFLYRGRRVYLAPPSDWTGYDPSWS; encoded by the coding sequence ATGCTGAAGAAGAGCACCCTGGTCCTCTGGGGCGTGGTGCTGTTTGTGGCCTGGAACGCCCTGCTCCTTTTCTTCCTGTGGACCCGGCCCCCAGCCTCCGACAACCACAGCCACTTGACCGAGGAGGTCATCCGGCTGGCCCAGGAcgcggagctggagctggagcaccaGAAGGACCTGCTGCGGCAGATCCACCGGTACAGCGCCCTCTGGAGCAAGAAGAGGAAGAAGGTGGAGGAGACAGGTCGGCTCCCGCCGCCCGCTGCCGCCTCCAACCCTGGGGCTTTGCCCGCCACGGAGGTCGTCCTGCACCGGTCCCGGGCCTCCCCGGATGCAGTCCTGCCCGTGGTGGTGATCGCCTGCGACCGCAGCACGGTGCGTCGGTGCCTCGACAAGCTGCTGCACTACCGGCCGTCCCGGGAGCGCTTCCCCATCATCGTGAGCCAGGACTGCGGGCACGAGGAGACGGCCCGGGTCATCGCCTCCTACGGCGACGCAGTCATGCACATCAAGCAGCCGGACCTGAGCGACATCCCGGTGCCCACGGACCACCGCAAGTTCCAGGGCTACTACAAAATCGCCCGACACTACCGCTGGGCCTTGAGCCAGGTTTTCCGCACCTTCCAGTATCAGGCGGCCATTGTGGTAGAGGACGACCTGGAAGTGGCTCCAGATTTCTTCGAGTACTTCCAGGCGGCCTTCCCGCTCCTGCTGGCTGACCCCAGCCTCTGGTGCGTCTCGGCCTGGAACGACAATGGCAAGGAGCAGATGGTGGAGGCCGGCCGGCCGGAGCTGCTCTACCGTACAGACTTCTTCCCCGGCCTGGGTTGGCTGCTGCTGTCGGAGCTGTGGGACGAGCTGGAGCCCAAGTGGCCCAGGGCCTTCTGGGATGACTGGATGAGGCAGCCGGAGCAGCGGCGCGGCCGCTCCTGCATTAGGCCCGAGGTCTCCCGCACCATGACCTTTGGCCGCAAGGGCGTGAGCCATGGGCAGTTCTTTGACCAGTACCTGAAGTTCATCAAGCTCAACGACCGCTTCGTGCCTTTCACCCAGCTGGACCTCTCCTACCTCAAGAAGGAGGAGTATGAGCGTTCGTTCCTGCCCAAGGTCTACGACGCCCCGGAGCTGCGGGTGGAGGACCTGCAGGGCAACCAGCATCGGGAACTGGGCACTGTCCGCGTGCAGTACAGCAGCCGCGACTCCTTCAAGGCCTTCGCCAAGGCCCTGGGCGTTATGGATGATCTCAAGTCGGGGGTGCCCCGGGCCGGCTACCGTGGCATCGTCAGCTTTCTCTACCGCGGCCGGCGGGTCTACCTGGCGCCCCCTTCTGACTGGACGGGTTATGACCCCAGTTGGAGTTAG